Proteins from one Telopea speciosissima isolate NSW1024214 ecotype Mountain lineage chromosome 1, Tspe_v1, whole genome shotgun sequence genomic window:
- the LOC122640469 gene encoding glutamate synthase 1 [NADH], chloroplastic-like isoform X1 has protein sequence MSVLSGSALQLRIKSGTFPSIQGSSLNYQCNVAPSRQKKVSCCSANKRQNAIENKFFGTRLSSSAPERFHLWRSDGPGHTPKLRVMVRSALSQVPEKPLGLYDPSFDKDSCGVGFVAELSGQSSRKTVTDAMEMLVRMSHRGACGCETNTGDGAGILVALPHGFFTEVTEDIGFKLPPPGQYAVGMFFLPTSESRREESKLVFAKVAESLGHVVLGWRSVPTDNTGLGKSALQTEPVIEQAFLTPNPRSEADFEQQMYILRRVSMVAIRAALNLQHGRVRDFYICSLSSRTIVYKGQLKPDQLKNYYYEDLGNERFTSYMALIHSRFSTNTFPSWDRAQPLRVLGHNGEINTLRGNVNWMKAREGLLKCKELALSKNEMKKLLPIVDASSSDSGAFDGVLELLVRAGRSLPEAVMMMIPEAWQNDKTMDPERKALYEYFSALMEPWDGPALISFTDGRYLGATLDRNGLRPGRFYITHSGRVIMASEVGVVDIPPEDVCRKGRLNPGMMLLVDFEKHIVVDDEALKKQYSLAKPYGEWLSRQKIELKDIVDSVPESNRVPPALSGAVPASGHDESMESMGIHGLLAPLKAFGYTVEALEMLLLPMAKDGTEALGSMGNDAPLAVLSNREKLTFEYFKQMFAQVTNPPIDPIREKIVTSMECMIGPEGDLTETTEEQCHRLSLKGPLLSIGEMEAIKKMNYRDWRSKVLDITYSKSCGRRGLEETLDRICLDARNAIKEGYTTLVLSDRAFSPNRVAVSSLLAVGAVHHHLVSKLERTRIGLIVESAEPREVHHFCTLVGFGADAICPYLAIETIWRLQIDGKIPPKANGEFHSKEDLVKKYFKASNYGMMKVLAKMGISTLASYKGAQIFEALGLSSEVIQKCFNGTPSRVEGATFEMLAQDALQLHELAFPTRVLPPGSAEAVALPNPGDYHWRKDGEVHLNDPLAIAKLQEAARANSVAAYKEYSKHIQELNKSCNLRGMLKFKESEFNVPLDEVEPASEIVKRFCTGAMSYGSISLEAHTTLAIAMNRIGGKSNTGEGGENPSRMQPLPDGSMNSKRSAIKQVASGRFGVSSFYLTNADELQIKMAQGAKPGEGGELPGHKVIGDIAVTRNSTAGVGLISPPPHHDIYSIEDLAQLIHDLKNSNPGARISVKLVSEAGVGVIASGVVKGHADHVLISGHDGGTGASRWTGIKNAGLPWELGLAETHQTLVANDLRGRTTLQTDGQLKTGRDVAIAALLGAEEFGFSTAPLITLGCIMMRKCHKNTCPVGIATQDPVLREKFAGEPEHVINFFFMLAEEVREIMSQLGFRSINEMVGRSDMLEIDKEVIKNNEKLENIDLSLLLRPAADIRPEVAQFCIQKQDHGLDLALDQKLISLSKAALEEGLPVYIEMSIQNVNRAVGTMLSHEVTKRYHMSGLPADRIHIKLSGSAGQSLGAFLCPGIMLELEGDSNDYVGKGLSGGKIVVYPPIESTFDPKENIVIGNVALYGATSGEAYFNGMAAERFCVRNSGARAVVEGVGDHGCEYMTGGVVVVLGKTGRNFAAGMSGGIAYVLDVDEKFQTRCNLELVDLDKVEDEEDIMTLRMLIQQHQRHTDSKLAREVLADFENLLPKFVKVFPRDYKWVLANMKAEKANKEAEERAARESEEQDEVELMEKDAFEELKKLAAASLNGNASQVAQEELVKRPTRVADAVKHRGFVAYERESNSYRDPNARINDWKEVMEESKPGELLKTQSARCMDCGTPFCHQDNSGCPLGNKIPEFNELVYQNRWREALDRLLETNNFPEFTGRVCPAPCEGSCVLGIIENPVSIKSIECSIIDKAFEEGWMVPQPPPVRTGKRVAIVGSGPAGLAAADQLNKMGHLVTVFERADRIGGLMMYGVPNMKADKMEVVQRRVNLMAEEGVNFVVNASVGTDPLYSLEHLRAENDAIVLALGATKPRDLPVPGRELTGIHFAMEFLHANTKSLLDSNLQDRNYISAKGKRVVVLGGGDTGTDCIGTSIRHGCSSIINLEILPQPPQTRAPGNPWPQWPRIFRVDYGHQEAAAKFGKDPRTFEVMTKRFVGDDSGAVKGLEVVQVRWEKDASGKFQFKEVEGSEEIIESDLILLALGFLGPESTIADQLHLERDNRSNLKSEFGQFSTNVEGVFAAGDCRRGQSLVVWAISEGRKAASQVDKYLMREEDMDLSIATDKGDAINNSRLTVRT, from the exons ATGTCGGTTTTATCGGGTTCCGCTCTTCAACTCCGAATCAAATCGGGAACCTTCCCTTCTATTCAAGGGTCCTCTTTGAATTATCAGTGCAATGTTGCTCCTAGCCGTCAGAAGAAAGTTTCATGTTGCTCTGCTAACAAACGCCAAAACGCTATTGAGAACAAGTTCTTCGGGACAAGATTGTCTTCATCGGCTCCCGAACGTTTCCATCTATGGAGATCGGATGGTCCTGGTCATACGCCAAAGCTCAGGGTAATGGTGCGCTCGGCATTGTCGCAGGTGCCTGAGAAACCATTGGGTTTGTATGATCCGTCTTTTGATAAGGACTCATGCGGAGTTGGATTTGTGGCCGAGTTGTCGGGACAAAGCAGCAGGAAAACT GTAACGGATGCAATGGAGATGTTGGTCCGGATGTCACATAGAGGTGCATGTGGCTGCGAAACGAACACTGGTGATGGAGCGGGCATTCTTGTGGCTCTTCCGCATGGCTTCTTTACCGAG GTTACTGAGGATATTGGGTTTAAGCTACCCCCACCAGGACAGTATGCAGTTGGTATGTTCTTCTTGCCAACATCTGAAAGTCGCAGGGAAGAAAGTAAATTAGTATTTGCAAAG GTAGCTGAGTCACTGGGACATGTTGTTCTTGGGTGGCGCTCTGTTCCAACCGATAACACAGGACTGGGCAAATCTGCTCTGCAAACAGAACCTGTTATTGAACAAGCATTTCTTACCCCAAATCCTAGATCAGAAGCTGATTTTGAGCAACAG ATGTACATATTGAGGAGGGTTTCAATGGTTGCTATCCGTGCTGCTTTAAACCTCCAACATGGTAGAGTCAGGGACTTCTATAtatgttctctctcttcaag GACTATTGTTTACAAAGGTCAATTAAAGCCTGATCAGTTGAAGAACTATTACTATGAAGATCTTGGCAACGAAAGGTTTACGAGCTACATGGCCCTG ATTCACTCCAGGTTCTCAACAAACACTTTTCCTAGCTGGGACCGTGCTCAACCCTTGCGTGTCCTGGGCCACAATGGGGAGATCAACACTCTTCGAGGCAATGTAAACTG GATGAAGGCACGTGAAGGTCTTCTTAAGTGCAAGGAGCTTGCATTGTCGAAGAATGAGATGAAGAAGCTTTTACCTATTGTGGATGCTAGCTCGTCTGATTCAG GGGCTTTTGATGGTGTCCTGGAGCTTCTGGTTCGAGCTGGCAGAAGCCTTCCTGAAGCGGTCATGATGATGATCCCTGAAGCATGGCAAAATGACAAGACTATGGATCCTGAGAGGAAGGCCTTGTATGAGTATTTCTCAGCTCTTATGGAGCCATGGGATGGGCCTGCTCTTATTTCAT TTACTGATGGCCGTTATCTTGGAGCCACATTGGATCGAAATGGACTGCGACCTGGTCGCTTTTACATTACTCATAGTGGGCGTGTTATCATGGCAAGTGAAGTGGGTGTTGTGGACATTCCACCTGAAGATGTGTGTCGGAAAGGAAGACTGAACCCTGGAATGATGCTTTTAGTAGATTTTGAGAAGCATATTGTCGTAGATGATGAGGCCCTGAAAAAGcagtattctcttgcaaagccATATGGCGAGTGGCTCAGTAGACAGAAGATAGAACTGAAAGATATAGTTGATTCTGTTCCTGAGTCTAACAGGGTTCCACCAGCACTGTCCGGAGCAGTGCCA GCTTCTGGCCATGATGAGAGCATGGAGAGCATGGGTATTCATGGTCTGTTGGCTCCACTGAAGGCTTTTGG TTACACAGTTGAAGCCTTGGAAATGCTGTTACTTCCCATGGCCAAAGATGGAACTGAGGCCCTTGGCTCAATGGGAAATGATGCTCCTCTGGCTGTTCTGTCAAACAGGGAGAAGCTCACATTTGAGTATTTCAAGCAGATGTTTGCTCAGGTAACGAACCCACCAATCGATCCAATCCGGGAGAAGATAGTCACCTCTATGGAGTGCATGATTGGCCCAGAAGGTGATCTGACAGAGACTACTGAAGAACAGTGCCATCGCCTCTCACTGAAAGGGCCTCTCCTATCCATTGGAGAAATGGAGGCAATAAAAAAGATGAACTACAGAGATTGGCGGAGCAAGGTGCTTGACATTACTTATTCTAAAAGTTGTGGTAGGAGAGGTTTGGAGGAGACATTGGATAGGATCTGCCTTGATGCACGTAATGCGATCAAGGAAGGTTATACCACGCTGGTGCTTTCGGATCGAG CTTTTTCACCAAATCGTGTTGCTGTAAGCTCCCTATTAGCTGTTGGTGCTGTCCATCACCATTTAGTCTCAAAACTTGAGCGAACTCGAATCGGTTTAATAGTTGAATCTGCTGAGCCACGTGAAGTGCACCACTTCTGTACCCTGGTTGGATTTGGTGCTGATGCTATATGCCCATACTTGGCCATAGAAACCATTTGGAGACTGCAGATTGATGGGAAGATCCCGCCTAAAGCAAATGGTGAGTTCCACTCTAAGGAGGACctggtgaagaaatactttaaagCAAGCAACTATGGAATGATGAAGGTTCTTGCGAAAATGGGAATATCGACTTTGGCCTCTTATAAGGGTGCTCAGATTTTTGAGGCTCTAGGTCTTTCATCCGAGGTGATCCAGAAATGTTTTAATGGAACTCCAAGCAGGGTTGAGGGTGCAACATTTGAAATGCTTGCTCAGGATGCACTTCAACTACATGAATTGGCTTTTCCAACTAGGGTTCTGCCTCCTGGAAGTGCAGAAGCTGTTGCACTGCCAAATCCTGGAGATTATCATTGGAGAAAAGATGGAGAGGTGCACCTTAATGACCCTCTTGCTATAGCAAAGCTGCAAGAGGCTGCCAGAGCAAACAGTGTAGCTGCATATAAAGAGTACTCCAAGCACATCCAAGAACTAAATAAATCCTGCAACTTGCGGGGGATGTTGAAGTTTAAGGAATCAGAGTTTAACGTTCCCTTGGATGAAGTTGAACCAGCTAGCGAGATCGTGAAGCGCTTTTGTACAGGGGCCATGAGTTATGGCTCAATATCGCTAGAAGCTCATACTACCCTTGCTATCGCCATGAACAGAATAGGGGGGAAATCAAATACTG GTGAGGGAGGTGAGAATCCATCTCGAATGCAGCCTCTTCCAGATGGTTCAATGAATTCTAAGAGGAGTGCAATTAAGCAAGTTGCCAGCGGGAGATTTGGGGTTTCTAGCTTTTACCTTACAAATGCTGATGAGCTACAGATAAAAATGGCTCAG GGTGCGAAGCCAGGTGAAGGAGGTGAACTTCCAGGCCACAAAGTTATAGGAGATATTGCAGTCACTAGAAACTCTACTGCTGGTGTGGGGCTTATCAGTCCTCCCCCCCATCATGATATCTACTCTATTGAAGATCTCGCTCAATTAATTCATGATCTAAAG AACTCTAATCCTGGTGCTCGAATCAGTGTGAAACTGGTGTCTGAAGCTGGTGTGGGAGTTATTGCTAGTGGGGTAGTGAAAGGCCATGCAGACCATGTTTTGATCTCCGGTCATGATGGAGGAACAGGAGCTTCACGTTGGACCGGTATCAAGAATGCTGGGCTACCATGGGAGCTTGGTTTGGCTGAGACTCATCAAACATTAGTTGCAAATGACCTTCGTGGTCGAACTACTCTCCAGACAGATGGCCAACTTAAAACTGGAAGGGATGTGGCTATTGCAGCACTTCTTGGTGCGGAAGAGTTTGGCTTTAGCACTGCTCCTTTGATTACCCTTGGCTGCATTATGATGCGTAAATGCCACAAGAATACATGCCCTGTTGGTATTGCCACCCAAGATCCTGTTCTTCGGGAGAAATTTGCCGGAGAGCCTGAGCATGTCATAAATTTCTTCTTTATGCTAGCCGAGGAGGTGCGTGAAATCATGTCTCAGCTTGGATTCCGAAGCATCAATGAGATGGTTGGTCGTTCAGATATGCTGGAAATCGATAAGGAAGTTATTAAGAACAATGAGAAACTGGAGAACATTGATCTTTCACTACTGCTCAGACCTGCTGCCGATATCCGTCCGGAAGTAGCCCAATTCTGTATCCAAAAGCAGGATCATGGATTGGACTTGGCTTTAGACCAAAAACTTATCTCTCTATCCAAAGCTGCTCTTGAGGAAGGTCTTCCCGTATACATCGAAATGTCAATCCAGAATGTGAATCGTGCTGTTGGAACCATGCTCAGCCACGAAGTCACTAAACGTTACCACATGTCAGGTCTTCCGGCAGATAGAATCCACATCAAGCTCAGTGGGAGTGCTGGACAGAGTCTTGGAGCCTTCCTCTGCCCGGGCATCATGCTTGAACTTGAAGGTGACAGCAATGACTATGTTGGGAAAGGATTATCGGGGGGTAAAATTGTAGTTTACCCTCCGATAGAAAGTACATTTGATCCTAAAGAAAACATTGTGATTGGAAATGTGGCTCTCTATGGTGCAACAAGTGGGGAGGCATATTTCAATGGGATGGCAGCTGAGAGGTTTTGTGTGCGCAATTCAGGAGCTAGGGCAGTTGTAGAAGGTGTTGGTGATCATGGATGTGAGTACATGACAGGTGGTGTTGTTGTTGTGCTTGGAAAAACTGGGAGGAATTTTGCTGCCGGTATGAGTGGTGGGATTGCTTATGTTCTTGATGTTGATGAGAAGTTCCAAACCCGGTGCAATCTTGAGCTGGTAGATCTTGATAAAGTTGAGGATGAAGAGGATATTATGACACTAAGAATGTTGATACAGCAACATCAGCGACACACTGACAGCAAATTAGCTAGGGAAGTCCTTGCTGACTTTGAGAATCTTCTTCCAAAGTTTGTCAAAGTATTCCCAAGGGATTATAAATGGGTTCTTGCAAACATGAAGGCTGAGAAAGCCAATAAAGAAGCAGAGGAACGAGCTGCCAGAGAATCTGAAGAACAAGATGAGGTAGAGTTGATGGAGAAGGATGCTTTTGAAGAGCTCAAGAAGTTGGCAGCTGCATCCTTAAATGGGAATGCAAGTCAG GTGGCACAGGAAGAACTAGTAAAGAGGCCAACCCGGGTTGCTGATGCTGTCAAGCATCGAGGCTTTGTTGCTTATGAGCGGGAGAGCAATTCATACAGGGATCCTAATGCTCGGATTAATGACTGGAAAGAAGTTATGGAAGAGTCAAAACCAGGAGAACTTTTGAAGACCCAATCAGCTCGTTGCATGGACTGTGGAACTCCCTTCTGCCATCAG GATAACTCAGGATGTCCCCTTGGGAATAAGATACCAGAATTCAATGAGTTGGTATACCAAAACAGATGGCGTGAAGCATTGGATCGGCTCTTAGAGACAAATAATTTCCCAGAATTTACTGGCAGAGTTTGCCCAGCACCTTGTGAAGGTTCTTGTGTTCTTGGTATTATTGAGAATCCTGTATCTATCAAAAGCATAGAGTGCTCCATCATAGACAAGGCTTTTGAGGAAGGGTGGATGGTACCTCAACCTCCCCCTGTGAGGACTGG GAAGAGAGTTGCTATTGTGGGTAGTGGACCTGCTGGCTTGGCTGCTGCTGACCAGTTGAACAAAATGGGCCATCTGGTGACGGTGTTTGAGCGTGCTGACAGAATAGGAGGACTCATGATGTATGGGGTTCCCAACATGAAGGCTGATAAGATGGAAGTCGTTCAAAGGCGGGTCAATCTTATGGCTGAGGAAGGTGTCAATTTTGTTGTCAATGCAAGCGTTGGAACAGATCCCTTGTACTCTCTGGAACATCTTCGTGCAGAGAATGATGCCATTGTTTTGGCCTTGGGAGCTACAAAGCCAAG GGATCTTCCTGTTCCAGGACGGGAACTCACTGGAATACATTTTGCCATGGAGTTTCTTCATGCGAATACCAAAAGCTTGCTGGATAGTAACCTCCAGGATAGAAACTACATATCTGCAAAGGGGAAAAGGGTGGTGGTCCTAGGAGGGGGAGACACTGGCACTGACTGCATAGGGACATCAATCCGGCATGGCTGCTCCAGCATCATAAATCTAGAGATTCTCCCTCAACCACCTCAGACCAGGGCTCCGGGCAACCCTTGGCCACAG TGGCCTCGCATTTTCCGTGTCGATTATGGCCATCAGGAAGCAGCTGCAAAGTTTGGGAAAGATCCAAGGACTTTTGAGGTCATGACGAAGCGGTTTGTAGGAGACGATAGTGGGGCTGTGAAAGGACTTGAGGTGGTGCAAGTACGCTGGGAGAAGGATGCCAGTGGGAAGTTTCAGTTTAAGGAAGTTGAGGGCTCTGAGGAAATAATCGAGTCTGATCTCATACTCCTAGCACTGGGTTTCCTCGGTCCTGAGTCG ACAATTGCGGACCAGCTACACTTGGAGCGAGATAACCGTTCAAACTTGAAGTCTGAGTTTGGACAGTTCTCAACTAATGTAGAAGGGGTCTTTGCAGCTGGAGACTGTAGACGTGGACAATCACTGGTGGTATGGGCAATCTCAGAAGGCCGAAAAGCTGCATCCCAGGTCGACAAGTATCTGATGAGAGAGGAAGACATGGACCTCAGCATAGCCACTGACAAGGGAGATGCCATCAATAACAGCAGACTCACCGTGAGGACGTAG